A window of Festucalex cinctus isolate MCC-2025b chromosome 6, RoL_Fcin_1.0, whole genome shotgun sequence contains these coding sequences:
- the slx4 gene encoding structure-specific endonuclease subunit SLX4 isoform X1, with product MNDSDQDFVDLSAKLLKRSRKKGVEPKRRRADQQASSQTSDGDQRKNKDSSASQLVGAESQYARSETQVMGNTGKVVHDLGDAALASARIAEPGLGAKDKLLSRMQQFKRANLPKMAHNVELGREPVPLQPEILQTSTSEHHLRPQDSDEVLAMQLQQQLDHEAAEVHTLDLATEDLFFCHICHRSLSHMTPEGRTQHINRCLDESEHQMAAVPPPPPPGVPDCPICGKKFKSHNSRATHLKRCSADMGVNPADLLQALQRQAEETATNTITQTGGAKRKGVSKAGPAARKKPRKKAELLDEDTMVALAMSSSLLEQERKQLSAEREAITPDYAVAPLVLKWRADAGKGHGKRKKVTVPRPLPILLIQDADAALTRLQERVSALLLRSRAPSPPTPTRCTSTLSALKDAAPLWRKSALLNGSAPSVFDFFVPELKDFITPWESAQTLCASSQTNDKASILSSSQTATCSSATSTPTSVHLPANSQALQDLVEMPDDEFAHGDHTALVPGKDLRLSGFFIEETADLCGSDAPPAMTHTDAVDVHSQAGRSLSQPGATEEHSSHSSVALSTLTSNLSSMVNNPHLSDWQLQVDSGQVFFAHSFMIYARCPLLAEMMHESGFGVHEEGLPAAQRVLISDVSGQAVLALLQFLYAAHFSLPASLHHHVLELASRFDLKELRHLCELHTGETSARNDDETAASHAEGLSHGTDTDLTALFNSMWSHEDDRHDEVGVEKAADVTSGDRELHEEQVNEEELDEIYEFAATQRKKDEEDVGGSEGNDGEMATEPREGNKSPQRESDPQPSHSLDSSYDRLFSDSEGLDKEDDQPSFSPPSSTAPRVHIHHTPAFQLFGKAPDQDGNCSTCTVKEEIAPFGQEVPKQDTPQSLHAPRPSNSTQKKEPDVIVLSDSSEDMETPLSQSPVLSQSHTKQSFTHLKPSETSVEKKTSINLSPSPNQLDQVDCSPELSWLIPSTPVSTSPRRTSLEGCAQLMRRTELFPKEHSCSPFSNTSKTSTCISPGVGPVEGTDTRLNPERAEVDSPVSAPPKLSYRSAVYNHLHDSSKQEPYSSTPLHLDVRQRHILLDTSPDKQKSFNQEHESAEKMHLESFHLSPFSDPSEPHSSTAHRSLENSERLSKCSSSHNSKPTTNEDDDDMEEEASFEHSLPIMDEPPIAFNDSWGLNACDDVATNPGCFSLRLEDSGGCSRPASPPTSPSPPSRQDGFQNAKNMTSRPSTSKEGQIFMPSTPDLVADIPPEISDSLLVAHTWESSEEEEEMLPLSQRLKASAKLKTPSPPRNKKHHTLVPITPMPHYSDMDTPKLKNKLNSFGVRALPKRQMILKLKEIHQYTHQLVNSDCEDEAPCAGPAAQTKVAPSKASAAGGRPVSSEQKAHFHFKEPRVPASISPAKHNQEEEDTEPLSNSQDSNASSATSSEESERHNPELCLSSDGDSDSDISASQAATRLQDRLQAVRSFILSDSGLYTQILQYQPLVLSQLQERLKAAGIRLGAAKLVNFLDSQCITFTTAKPGQAPPTRRRVRKAGKKAKAAGK from the exons ATGAACGACTCGGACCAGGACTTTGTTGACCTGAGCGCAAAGCTATTGAAACGTTCCCGCAAGAAAGGAGTCGAGCCAAAACGTAGGCGAGCAGACCAACAGGCATCTTCTCAGACCAGCGatggagaccagagaaaaaacAAGGACAGCTCCGCGTCTCAGCTTGTCGGAGCTGAATCACAGTATGCTCGTAGCGAAACACAGGTCATGGGAAACACGGGAAAGGTTGTGCATGATTTAGGAGATGCAGCGTTAGCTTCAGCACGAATAGCTGAACCGGGCTTGGGGGCAAAGGACAAATTGCTTAGCAGGATGCAACAGTTCAAGAGAGCCAATCTGCCGAAGATGGCGCACAATGTGGAGCTTGGCAGGGAGCCTGTTCCTCTACAGCCAG AAATACTACAAACCTCCACGTCAGAGCACCATCTGAGGCCTCAGGACAGTGATGAGGTTCTGGCCATGCAGCTACAGCAGCAACTTGACCATGAGGCAGCAGAGGTCCACACACTGGACTTGGCGACTGAGGATCTCTTCTTCTGTCACATCTGTCACAGAAGCTTATCTCATATGACACCTGAGGGGCGCACACAGCACATCAACAG GTGTTTGGATGAGAGTGAGCATCAAATGGCAGctgttcctcctcctcctccccctggTGTTCCTGACTGTCCAATCTGCGGCAAGAAGTTTAAGTCACACAATAGTCGCGCCACCCACTTGAAGCGTTGCTCGGCGGACATGGGTGTCAATCCTGCCGACCTCCTGCAGGCGCTCCAGAGGCAGGCAGAAGAGACCGCTACCAATACGAT CACACAGACTGGAGGCGCCAAAAGAAAAGGTGTCTCTAAGGCAGGCCCAGCAGCAAGAAAGAAGCCCAGGAAAAAGGCGGAACTGCTGGATGAAGACACCATGGTGGCCCTGGCCATGTCGTCTTCCCTgttggaacaggagaggaagcaGCTGAGTGCGGAAAGAGAAGCCATTACCCCTGATTACGCCGTGGCTCCTCTTGTGTTGAAGTGGAGGGCAGATGCCG GTAAGGGGCATGGTAAGAGGAAAAAGGTCACCGTCCCTCGACCTCTTCCAATCCTCCTCATCCAGGATGCCGATGCGGCCCTGACGAGGCTGCAGGAACGCGTGTCTGCCCTCCTCCTACGCAGTCGAGCTCCATCTCCACCTACTCCCACCCGCTGCACTAGCACATTGTCAGCCTTGAAAGACGCTGCCCCCCTCTGGCGAAAGAGTGCACTGCTGAATGGAAGTGCTCCTAGTGTATTCGACTTCTTTGTCCCAGAGCTCAAAGACTTCATCACGCCATGGGAATCAGCACAA ACTCTCTGTGCTTCCTCCCAAACAAACGACAAGGCTTCCATCTTGTCCTCCTCCCAGACGGCCACCTGCTCCTCAGCTACCTCCACTCCGACCTCGGTGCATCTCCCAGCAAACAGTCAGGCCCTGCAGGACCTAGTGGAGATGCCCGACGATGAATTTGCACACGGTGACCACACTGCTCTTGTCCCTGGCAAAG ACCTTCGATTGAGTGGCTTCTTTATAGAGGAGACAGCTGACCTCTGTGGGAGTGACGCCCCGCCGGCAATGACACACACCGATGCAGTTGACGTCCACAGTCAAGCAGGAAGGTCCTTAAGTCAGCCAGGAGCAACTGAAGAGCACAGCAGCCATTCATCA GTGGCGCTATCCACCTTGACATCAAACCTAAGCAGCATGGTGAACAACCCTCATCTTAGTGACTGGCAACTCCAGGTGGACAGTGGCCAAGTCTTCTTTGCTCACTCCTTCATGATATATGCACGCTGCCCCCTCCTGGCAGAAATG ATGCATGAAAGTGGATTTGGGGTGCATGAGGAGGGACTGCCCGCAGCTCAAAGGGTGTTGATCAGTGATGTTTCAGGTCAGGCCGTGTTGGCTCTGCTGCAGTTTCTCTACGCTGCTCACTTTTCTCTCCCAGCATCGTTGCATCATCATGTACTGGAGTTGGCGTCTAG gttcgATCTAAAGGAGCTGCGGCATCTATGTGAGCTTCACACCGGAGAAACTTCAGCTCGGAATGATGATGAAACCGCCGCAAGCCACGCGGAGGGTCTCAGTCACGGCACAGACACGGACTTAACTGCGCTCTTCAACTCCATGTGGAGCCACGAAGACGACCGACACGATGAGGTCGGCGTCGAAAAAGCCGCTGACGTCACATCAGGCGACAGGGAGCTGCACGAGGAGCAGGTGAACGAGGAAGAGCTGGATGAGATCTACGAGTTTGCCGCCACGCAGAGAAAGAAGGATGAGGAggacgtggggggaagtgagggAAATGATGGAGAGATGGCAACCGAACCAAGAGAGGGGAACAAAAGCCCTCAGCGTGAATCTGACCCTCAGCCAAGCCACAGCCTGGATAGCAGCTACGATCGCCTCTTCTCAGACTCTGAGGGGCTCGACAAAGAAGATGATCAACCCTCCTTCAGTCCTCCTTCCTCTACTGCACCAAGAGTACACATACATCACACTCCTGCATTTCAGTTATTTGGTAAAGCACCAGACCAGGATGGTAACTGCAGCACTTGTACAGTCAAGGAGGAAATAGCGCCTTTTGGACAGGAAGTTCCAAAACAAGATACGCCTCAAAGCCTTCATGCCCCGCGACCTTCCAATTCAACCCAGAAAAAGGAGCCTGATGTGATAGTTTTGTCAGACTCAAGTGAAGACATGGAGACACCTCTTTCTCAAAGTCCAGTCTTGTCACAGTCCCACACCAAGCAGAGCTTCACTCACTTAAAACCCAGCGAGACCTCCGTGGAGAAGAAAACGTCCATAAATTTAAGTCCGTCTCCCAACCAACTTGATCAAGTAGATTGTTCTCCGGAGCTCTCCTGGCTCATCCCATCCACGCCGGTCAGCACCAGTCCCAGAAGAACAAGCTTGGAGGGTTGCGCTCAACTCATGCGTAGGACAGAGCTGTTCCCAAAAGAGCACAGCTGCTCTCCGTTTAGTAACACATCCAAGACCTCCACATGTATTTCGCCCGGTGTTGGCCCAGTGGAGGGAACTGATACTCGGCTGAATCCGGAAAGAGCAGAAGTGGACTCGCCAGTGTCGGCGCCGCCGAAGTTGTCGTACCGCTCAGCTGTTTACAATCATCTCCATGATTCTTCAAAGCAAGAGCCTTATAGCAGCACTCCTCTGCACTTAGATGTCCGCCAGCGCCACATCCTACTCGACACCTCACCTGACAAACAAAAGTCATTTAATCAAGAACACGAAAGCGCAGAGAAGATGCACTTGGAGAGCTTTCACCTTTCCCCCTTTTCTGACCCTTCCGAGCCACATTCTTCTACCGCTCACAGAAGTCTTGAGAATTCAGAGAGGCTCAGTAAGTGTTCCAGCAGTCACAACAGCAAGCCAACCACAAAcgaagatgatgatgacatgGAAGAAGAAGCAAGTTTTGAACACAGCTTGCCGATCATGGACGAGCCACCGATCGCTTTCAACGATTCGTGGGGCCTCAACGCCTGCGATGACGTCGCGACAAACCCGGGATGCTTTAGTCTCAGACTAGAGGACAGCGGAGGATGCAGCCGACCAGCCTCGCCTCCCACCTCACCATCGCCACCATCTCGTCAAGATGGCTTCCAAAATGCCAAAAACATGACTTCGCGGCCCTCAACTAGCAAAGAGGGTCAGATCTTCATGCCTTCAACACCTGATCTCGTGGCTGATATTCCACCAGAGATAAGTGACAGCCTTCTGGTCGCGCACACGTGGGAAAGCtccgaggaggaagaggagatgcTTCCTCTTTCTCAAAGGCTGAAAGCTTCTGCCAAACTAAAAACTCCAT CTCCTCCTCGAAATAAAAAGCATCACACTCTGGTTCCCATCACGCCAATGCCTCACTACTCTGATATGGATACGCCAAAACTCAAAAACAAACTGAACAG CTTTGGTGTTCGGGCATTACCGAAGCGCCAGATGATCCTCAAGTTGAAAGAGATCCACCAATACACCCACCAGCTGGTCAACTCTGACTGTGAAGATGAGGCACCCTGCGCCGGGCCCGCAGCCCAGACAAAGGTCGCCCCCTCCAAGGCTTCGGCTGCTGGCGGCAGGCCCGTCTCCTCGGAACAGAAAgcccattttcattttaaagagCCCAGAGTGCCTGCTTCCATCTCTCCAGCCAAACACAACCAGGAGGAGGAAGACACGGAGCCGCTGTCCAACTCGCAGGACTCCAACGCCTCTTCAGCTACTTCAAGTGAAGAATCTGAAAG GCACAACCCAGAGCTGTGTCTTTCCTCTGACGGCGACTCGGACAGTGACATCTCAGCCTCCCAAGCGGCCACCCGCCTCCAAGATCGCCTGCAGGCCGTGCGCTCGTTCATCCTGTCCGACTCGGGCCTGTACACTCAGATCTTGCAGTACCAGCCTCTGGTCCTGTCTCAACTGCAGGAGCGGCTGAAAGCGGCTGGCATCCGCCTCGGTGCCGCCAAGCTGGTCAACTTTCTGGACTCCCAGTGCATCACCTTCACCACGGCTAAACCGGGACAGGCCCCACCCACTCGCAGGCGCGTCAGGAAAGCGGGCAAGAAGGCAAAAGCAGCagggaaatga
- the slx4 gene encoding uncharacterized protein slx4 isoform X2, protein MNDSDQDFVDLSAKLLKRSRKKGVEPKRRRADQQASSQTSDGDQRKNKDSSASQLVGAESQYARSETQVMGNTGKVVHDLGDAALASARIAEPGLGAKDKLLSRMQQFKRANLPKMAHNVELGREPVPLQPEILQTSTSEHHLRPQDSDEVLAMQLQQQLDHEAAEVHTLDLATEDLFFCHICHRSLSHMTPEGRTQHINRCLDESEHQMAAVPPPPPPGVPDCPICGKKFKSHNSRATHLKRCSADMGVNPADLLQALQRQAEETATNTITQTGGAKRKGVSKAGPAARKKPRKKAELLDEDTMVALAMSSSLLEQERKQLSAEREAITPDYAVAPLVLKWRADAGKGHGKRKKVTVPRPLPILLIQDADAALTRLQERVSALLLRSRAPSPPTPTRCTSTLSALKDAAPLWRKSALLNGSAPSVFDFFVPELKDFITPWESAQTLCASSQTNDKASILSSSQTATCSSATSTPTSVHLPANSQALQDLVEMPDDEFAHGDHTALVPGKDLRLSGFFIEETADLCGSDAPPAMTHTDAVDVHSQAGRSLSQPGATEEHSSHSSVALSTLTSNLSSMVNNPHLSDWQLQVDSGQVFFAHSFMIYARCPLLAEMMHESGFGVHEEGLPAAQRVLISDVSGQAVLALLQFLYAAHFSLPASLHHHVLELASRFDLKELRHLCELHTGETSARNDDETAASHAEGLSHGTDTDLTALFNSMWSHEDDRHDEVGVEKAADVTSGDRELHEEQVNEEELDEIYEFAATQRKKDEEDVGGSEGNDGEMATEPREGNKSPQRESDPQPSHSLDSSYDRLFSDSEGLDKEDDQPSFSPPSSTAPRVHIHHTPAFQLFGKAPDQDGNCSTCTVKEEIAPFGQEVPKQDTPQSLHAPRPSNSTQKKEPDVIVLSDSSEDMETPLSQSPVLSQSHTKQSFTHLKPSETSVEKKTSINLSPSPNQLDQVDCSPELSWLIPSTPVSTSPRRTSLEGCAQLMRRTELFPKEHSCSPFSNTSKTSTCISPGVGPVEGTDTRLNPERAEVDSPVSAPPKLSYRSAVYNHLHDSSKQEPYSSTPLHLDVRQRHILLDTSPDKQKSFNQEHESAEKMHLESFHLSPFSDPSEPHSSTAHRSLENSERLSKCSSSHNSKPTTNEDDDDMEEEASFEHSLPIMDEPPIAFNDSWGLNACDDVATNPGCFSLRLEDSGGCSRPASPPTSPSPPSRQDGFQNAKNMTSRPSTSKEGQIFMPSTPDLVADIPPEISDSLLVAHTWESSEEEEEMLPLSQRLKASAKLKTPSPPRNKKHHTLVPITPMPHYSDMDTPKLKNKLNRSVNLHGKTALVFGHYRSAR, encoded by the exons ATGAACGACTCGGACCAGGACTTTGTTGACCTGAGCGCAAAGCTATTGAAACGTTCCCGCAAGAAAGGAGTCGAGCCAAAACGTAGGCGAGCAGACCAACAGGCATCTTCTCAGACCAGCGatggagaccagagaaaaaacAAGGACAGCTCCGCGTCTCAGCTTGTCGGAGCTGAATCACAGTATGCTCGTAGCGAAACACAGGTCATGGGAAACACGGGAAAGGTTGTGCATGATTTAGGAGATGCAGCGTTAGCTTCAGCACGAATAGCTGAACCGGGCTTGGGGGCAAAGGACAAATTGCTTAGCAGGATGCAACAGTTCAAGAGAGCCAATCTGCCGAAGATGGCGCACAATGTGGAGCTTGGCAGGGAGCCTGTTCCTCTACAGCCAG AAATACTACAAACCTCCACGTCAGAGCACCATCTGAGGCCTCAGGACAGTGATGAGGTTCTGGCCATGCAGCTACAGCAGCAACTTGACCATGAGGCAGCAGAGGTCCACACACTGGACTTGGCGACTGAGGATCTCTTCTTCTGTCACATCTGTCACAGAAGCTTATCTCATATGACACCTGAGGGGCGCACACAGCACATCAACAG GTGTTTGGATGAGAGTGAGCATCAAATGGCAGctgttcctcctcctcctccccctggTGTTCCTGACTGTCCAATCTGCGGCAAGAAGTTTAAGTCACACAATAGTCGCGCCACCCACTTGAAGCGTTGCTCGGCGGACATGGGTGTCAATCCTGCCGACCTCCTGCAGGCGCTCCAGAGGCAGGCAGAAGAGACCGCTACCAATACGAT CACACAGACTGGAGGCGCCAAAAGAAAAGGTGTCTCTAAGGCAGGCCCAGCAGCAAGAAAGAAGCCCAGGAAAAAGGCGGAACTGCTGGATGAAGACACCATGGTGGCCCTGGCCATGTCGTCTTCCCTgttggaacaggagaggaagcaGCTGAGTGCGGAAAGAGAAGCCATTACCCCTGATTACGCCGTGGCTCCTCTTGTGTTGAAGTGGAGGGCAGATGCCG GTAAGGGGCATGGTAAGAGGAAAAAGGTCACCGTCCCTCGACCTCTTCCAATCCTCCTCATCCAGGATGCCGATGCGGCCCTGACGAGGCTGCAGGAACGCGTGTCTGCCCTCCTCCTACGCAGTCGAGCTCCATCTCCACCTACTCCCACCCGCTGCACTAGCACATTGTCAGCCTTGAAAGACGCTGCCCCCCTCTGGCGAAAGAGTGCACTGCTGAATGGAAGTGCTCCTAGTGTATTCGACTTCTTTGTCCCAGAGCTCAAAGACTTCATCACGCCATGGGAATCAGCACAA ACTCTCTGTGCTTCCTCCCAAACAAACGACAAGGCTTCCATCTTGTCCTCCTCCCAGACGGCCACCTGCTCCTCAGCTACCTCCACTCCGACCTCGGTGCATCTCCCAGCAAACAGTCAGGCCCTGCAGGACCTAGTGGAGATGCCCGACGATGAATTTGCACACGGTGACCACACTGCTCTTGTCCCTGGCAAAG ACCTTCGATTGAGTGGCTTCTTTATAGAGGAGACAGCTGACCTCTGTGGGAGTGACGCCCCGCCGGCAATGACACACACCGATGCAGTTGACGTCCACAGTCAAGCAGGAAGGTCCTTAAGTCAGCCAGGAGCAACTGAAGAGCACAGCAGCCATTCATCA GTGGCGCTATCCACCTTGACATCAAACCTAAGCAGCATGGTGAACAACCCTCATCTTAGTGACTGGCAACTCCAGGTGGACAGTGGCCAAGTCTTCTTTGCTCACTCCTTCATGATATATGCACGCTGCCCCCTCCTGGCAGAAATG ATGCATGAAAGTGGATTTGGGGTGCATGAGGAGGGACTGCCCGCAGCTCAAAGGGTGTTGATCAGTGATGTTTCAGGTCAGGCCGTGTTGGCTCTGCTGCAGTTTCTCTACGCTGCTCACTTTTCTCTCCCAGCATCGTTGCATCATCATGTACTGGAGTTGGCGTCTAG gttcgATCTAAAGGAGCTGCGGCATCTATGTGAGCTTCACACCGGAGAAACTTCAGCTCGGAATGATGATGAAACCGCCGCAAGCCACGCGGAGGGTCTCAGTCACGGCACAGACACGGACTTAACTGCGCTCTTCAACTCCATGTGGAGCCACGAAGACGACCGACACGATGAGGTCGGCGTCGAAAAAGCCGCTGACGTCACATCAGGCGACAGGGAGCTGCACGAGGAGCAGGTGAACGAGGAAGAGCTGGATGAGATCTACGAGTTTGCCGCCACGCAGAGAAAGAAGGATGAGGAggacgtggggggaagtgagggAAATGATGGAGAGATGGCAACCGAACCAAGAGAGGGGAACAAAAGCCCTCAGCGTGAATCTGACCCTCAGCCAAGCCACAGCCTGGATAGCAGCTACGATCGCCTCTTCTCAGACTCTGAGGGGCTCGACAAAGAAGATGATCAACCCTCCTTCAGTCCTCCTTCCTCTACTGCACCAAGAGTACACATACATCACACTCCTGCATTTCAGTTATTTGGTAAAGCACCAGACCAGGATGGTAACTGCAGCACTTGTACAGTCAAGGAGGAAATAGCGCCTTTTGGACAGGAAGTTCCAAAACAAGATACGCCTCAAAGCCTTCATGCCCCGCGACCTTCCAATTCAACCCAGAAAAAGGAGCCTGATGTGATAGTTTTGTCAGACTCAAGTGAAGACATGGAGACACCTCTTTCTCAAAGTCCAGTCTTGTCACAGTCCCACACCAAGCAGAGCTTCACTCACTTAAAACCCAGCGAGACCTCCGTGGAGAAGAAAACGTCCATAAATTTAAGTCCGTCTCCCAACCAACTTGATCAAGTAGATTGTTCTCCGGAGCTCTCCTGGCTCATCCCATCCACGCCGGTCAGCACCAGTCCCAGAAGAACAAGCTTGGAGGGTTGCGCTCAACTCATGCGTAGGACAGAGCTGTTCCCAAAAGAGCACAGCTGCTCTCCGTTTAGTAACACATCCAAGACCTCCACATGTATTTCGCCCGGTGTTGGCCCAGTGGAGGGAACTGATACTCGGCTGAATCCGGAAAGAGCAGAAGTGGACTCGCCAGTGTCGGCGCCGCCGAAGTTGTCGTACCGCTCAGCTGTTTACAATCATCTCCATGATTCTTCAAAGCAAGAGCCTTATAGCAGCACTCCTCTGCACTTAGATGTCCGCCAGCGCCACATCCTACTCGACACCTCACCTGACAAACAAAAGTCATTTAATCAAGAACACGAAAGCGCAGAGAAGATGCACTTGGAGAGCTTTCACCTTTCCCCCTTTTCTGACCCTTCCGAGCCACATTCTTCTACCGCTCACAGAAGTCTTGAGAATTCAGAGAGGCTCAGTAAGTGTTCCAGCAGTCACAACAGCAAGCCAACCACAAAcgaagatgatgatgacatgGAAGAAGAAGCAAGTTTTGAACACAGCTTGCCGATCATGGACGAGCCACCGATCGCTTTCAACGATTCGTGGGGCCTCAACGCCTGCGATGACGTCGCGACAAACCCGGGATGCTTTAGTCTCAGACTAGAGGACAGCGGAGGATGCAGCCGACCAGCCTCGCCTCCCACCTCACCATCGCCACCATCTCGTCAAGATGGCTTCCAAAATGCCAAAAACATGACTTCGCGGCCCTCAACTAGCAAAGAGGGTCAGATCTTCATGCCTTCAACACCTGATCTCGTGGCTGATATTCCACCAGAGATAAGTGACAGCCTTCTGGTCGCGCACACGTGGGAAAGCtccgaggaggaagaggagatgcTTCCTCTTTCTCAAAGGCTGAAAGCTTCTGCCAAACTAAAAACTCCAT CTCCTCCTCGAAATAAAAAGCATCACACTCTGGTTCCCATCACGCCAATGCCTCACTACTCTGATATGGATACGCCAAAACTCAAAAACAAACTGAACAGGTCAGTCAATCTCCATGGAAAAACAG CTTTGGTGTTCGGGCATTACCGAAGCGCCAGATGA